The following coding sequences lie in one Verrucomicrobiota bacterium genomic window:
- a CDS encoding Na+/H+ antiporter subunit E, producing MKRLISIINLFFFYLKEVVLSNLRVAHDVVTPRHRMKPGIVRLNVEDLTDRQLFFMANLITMTPGTLGLAVSEDRKEFYIHAMYIDRTTEELVQSLERDYGRRVKSVF from the coding sequence ATGAAACGGCTGATTTCGATCATAAACCTTTTCTTCTTTTACTTGAAGGAGGTCGTCCTTTCCAACTTGAGGGTGGCGCATGATGTAGTTACCCCGCGGCACCGAATGAAGCCAGGAATCGTCCGCTTGAATGTCGAGGATCTGACGGATCGCCAGCTGTTCTTTATGGCGAACCTGATAACGATGACTCCGGGCACCTTAGGTTTGGCCGTTAGCGAGGATCGGAAAGAGTTCTACATCCATGCCATGTATATTGACAGGACGACCGAGGAGTTGGTCCAGTCTTTGGAAAGAGATTACGGGAGGAGAGTGAAGAGTGTTTTCTGA